A window of Medicago truncatula chloroplast, complete genome genomic DNA:
TCTAACAAAAATCCATTTTGGGGCTATAATAATAATTTTTATTCTCAAATAATATCAGAGGGTTTTGCCATCGTGGTGGAAATTCCATTTTTCCTAGAATTAAGCTCTTCCTTAGAGGAGGCAGAAATCATAAAATCTTATAAAAATTTGAGATCAATTCATTCCATTTTTCCCTTTTTGGAGGATAAATTTACATATTTCAATTATGTGTCAGATATACGAATACCATATCCTATCCATCTGGAAATTTTAGTTCAAATCCTTCGATACTGGGTGAAAGATGCCCCTTTTTTTCATTTATTACGATTGTTTCTTTATAATTTTAGTAATTGGAATAGTTTTATTACTACCAAAAACTCGATTTCTACTTTTTCAAAAAGTAATCCGAGATTATTCTTGTTCCTCTATAATTTTTATGTATGTGAATATGAATCTATCTTCCTTTTTCTACGTAATAAATCCTCTCATTTACGATTAAAATCTTTTAACGTTTTTTTTGAACGAATTTTTTGTTATGCAAAAAGAGAACATCTTGTAGAAGTTTTTGCTAAGGATTTTTCGTATACTTTAACATTCTTCAAGGATCCTCTCATTCATTATGTTAGATATCAAGGAAAATACATTCTGGCTTCAAAGAATTCGCCTTTTTTGATGAATAAATGGAAACATTATTTTATTCATTTATGGCAAGGTTTTTTTTATGTTTGGTCTCAACCAAGAACGATGAATATAAACCAATTATCCGAACATTCATTTCAGCTTTTAGGCTATTTTTTAAATGTGCGGGTAAATCGTTCAGTGGTACGGAGTCAAATGCTGCAAAATACATTTTTAATCGAAATTTTTAACAAAAAACTCGATATAATAGTTCCAATTATTCCTCTGATTAGATCGTTGGCTAAAGCGAAATTTTGTAATGTATTAGGGCATCCTATTAGTAAGCCGGTCTGGGCCGATTCATCCGATTTTGATATTATTGACCGATTTTTGCGAATATGCAGAAATCTTTCTCATTATTACAATGGATCCTCAAAAAAAAAAAGTTTGTATCGAATAAAATATATACTTCGGCTTTCTTGTATTAAAACTTTGGCTTGTAAACACAAAAGTACTGTACGCGCTTTTTTGAAAAGATCAGGTTCAGAAGAATTATTGGAAGAATTCTTTACAGAGGAAGAAGAGATTCTTTCTTTGATTTTTCCAAGAGATTCTTCTACTTTGCACAGGTTAAATAGAAATCGGATTTGGTATTTGGATATTCTTTTCAGCAACGATCTGGTCAATGATGAATGATTGGTTATGTTATGATACTTAAATATTCTCGATATCGAATTTCTATTTTATATATATAAAAGATTATGAAATGTTCATGTAGTTAAGAGTTGAGTTTCAAGATTCCTCTTCTGGAGAAGTAACTCAGGTTTAGATGTATACATAGGGAAAGCCGTGTGCAATGAAAAATGCATGCACGGCTTGGGGAGGGATTTTTTATTCTTTTATTTGATTAAAGAATGCAATTTCTACTCCATCCGACTAGTTCCGGGTTCGAGTCCCGGGCAACCCATTTTAAATTATTAAATAAAGTAAATATTGCGAAATATATATCGTTATTACATATCATAGCGAAGTAATCTCTATAGAATTCTAGAAACCATTCATTTCTTTTTTTTTGGATGAATGGT
This region includes:
- the matK gene encoding maturase K; translation: MKEYQVYLERARSRQQDFLYPLIFREYIYGLAYSHNFNRSVFLENVGSDSKYSLLIVKRLITRMYQQNHLIISANDSNKNPFWGYNNNFYSQIISEGFAIVVEIPFFLELSSSLEEAEIIKSYKNLRSIHSIFPFLEDKFTYFNYVSDIRIPYPIHLEILVQILRYWVKDAPFFHLLRLFLYNFSNWNSFITTKNSISTFSKSNPRLFLFLYNFYVCEYESIFLFLRNKSSHLRLKSFNVFFERIFCYAKREHLVEVFAKDFSYTLTFFKDPLIHYVRYQGKYILASKNSPFLMNKWKHYFIHLWQGFFYVWSQPRTMNINQLSEHSFQLLGYFLNVRVNRSVVRSQMLQNTFLIEIFNKKLDIIVPIIPLIRSLAKAKFCNVLGHPISKPVWADSSDFDIIDRFLRICRNLSHYYNGSSKKKSLYRIKYILRLSCIKTLACKHKSTVRAFLKRSGSEELLEEFFTEEEEILSLIFPRDSSTLHRLNRNRIWYLDILFSNDLVNDE